The Candidatus Poribacteria bacterium genome includes the window GGGACATTATTGAAGCGCGAGCTGCTATCGTTCGCGGAGATTATGCTGCTGCACAAGCCGCGGTCCAGAAGACAGATGCTGCAAATCAGGAGGCGCGACACCTCAAGGCTTTCCTGCAAAACCGCACGCGCACTGAGACGGAAGGGTGGCACCAAGCGATTGCGCAATCGAACGCTTATCTTGAAACGCTCGCGGCAGACATCCTCGCTATCTCGTTGATGGAAGATCCGGATTCTGACGACCTTGATCGACAAGAGAGACTTGTCCGTTCGCAGAACGCCATCTCTGGGCTCTTCGCTGTATCGCTCGTTGAAGCGGGCGGAAAACGTCCAGAATTGCTCTCTGAACTCGTATCGCATTCGGATGCGGCTGTCGTTATAGGGGTTTTAGCCGCAGAAAAATGCTATCAACCGCACGCGCTCGCAGCGGTCTCAGAACTCATGACAAAACTCGGAAATGGAGAAGCGGTTGTTGAACGCTTGCAGCAGGCGATGCATCATAAAGATACAGCCATACAAAAGGAGGCTGTCCGTTATCTTGGAGCGATGCGGAATCCTGAACTCATCCCAATTTTTGAAGGAGCCCTTGCCGAAACGAAAAATGACCCTGAAGTCGCCTACAGAGCAATCGTCGCGCTTGAACAATCCATCGGTGTCGTAGAGGTTGGGTCACCCAACCCTTACGCAGCCATTGTGCCGGGACTCCAACTCGCCCTCAGACACAACAGTGCACAGGTCCGAATGCACGCCGCGAAACTCCTCGGAAGGCTCCAAACAGAAACAGCTGTGCCTGACCTCGTCCGACTTCTCGCAGATCCGAACAGTTACGTCAAAGATACCGCCATAGACGCGCTGAATCGTATCGGGGAACCCGCCGTGGCACCACTCCTTGAGGTATTAGACACTGGCGCCCGAAACCTTATTCCCGATGAAGACCTCGGCTTTGCCACAGAGTATCGGTACATCGCGAGTGCTTATATTGATAGTTTATGGATGAAAAAATATAGGAGCGGAACCTTATCAGCCGCGATCCAAGCACTCGGGTTGCTCAAAATGGGAGATGGCGTAAAGCCACTCATAGACGAATTAAAAAATGAAGATTTGCAAGATGAAGCGTTGGCAGCACTCATCGAAATGCGTGGCGTTGCCGTGCTACCGATGATCGACGCACTCAAAAACGGCACAGACGAAATCCGAGTGAAGGTCGCAGATGCGCTCGGACAAATCGGGGACCGGCGCGCAATTGTTCCGCTCACTGAAGCATTGGATAGCGATCCATACAAAGAGGTAAAAGCACTTGCAGCCGTCGGGCTTGGTAATATGCGGGCACGCGGCGAGAATAACGGGGTAGTCGTCGCTCTTACGAACGCACTCTCCTATGACGATACTACTGCGACAAATGCAGCAGAGGCACTCGGAAAAATTGATGTATCCACAGAAGATACCGTTCAAAAATTGATTCTCATAGCGATGGAAAAAAATATGCGAGAGACCTTACGCATTGCCGCGCTTACGGCACTCTGGCGGCTCAAGCCTCAAGAAGCAACGCAGCCGATGCTACTTCTGATGTTCAGTGACGAGACCAGTCCAGTCTTACGCGCGAATGCTGTCAAGGTATTGAGCCGAATTCAAGCCCCTGAAACGATTCCTGTCTTACTCTGGGTGCTTTCCACACAATTTGACGAAATTTCAGATTTTCAACGGCACATGAAACGGGAATACAAAACGCTGGATACACTCCGAACACAGGTTGACACCTTCCAGATTCAATGGACGCCTGACTATCCACGCGCAAATTATCGGACATGGGGTGAACTTAAACCGATTCCAAGTCTTGTTCGAAGTGAGGTCGCTCGAGCACTCGGTATCATCAAAGGGGACACTGTCGTAGAGCCTCTGGCAAACGCACTTCGGGACGATGGACGCGCAACCGTCCGACAAAGCGCAGCGTGGGCACTCGGTGAAGTTAAAGGGGATGATGCCATTCCACCGCTGGTTACTGCGTTGAGAAAGGATAAACAGGGGGCTGTCCGACAGGAAGCAGCGATCGCACTCGGGAAAATAAAAGGACTGAAGGTTGTTGATCCGCTCGTAGATGTTCTGAAAAACGATAAGTATGAAACCACGCGCTTTCAAGCCGCAAAGGCACTCCTGGAGATTCAAGCCGGGGATAAAGGGCTTGTTGATATTATCAAGAAGGGCTTGGGGAGTTTTGATGATGGATACGAGGTGCAATCTGTTCAAGACCAGGTTATTGCCTCATTAATCAAAGATAACAACATTCCAACAGCCGAATTCGCACTTGATGCTCTGAAATCTGCAGAGGATGAGTGGACGAGATGGGCACTCGTTCATGTGATCGGAGCGAGTGCGAAAAAGGTTGCCGTTGATGCAATGCTGGTGGAATTGAAAAATCCAAGTTATGTCGTTCGGAGACGCGCCGCCGAATCGTTGGGTGGGTTCAAAGAACGCCGGGTTGTTGAACCGTTAATTCCTGTTCTCGAAAACAGAGATGAGATGAAATCCGTTCGCGCAGCAGCAGCCGTATCCCTTGGCGCTCTCAAAGATGAACGGGCCTCTACCGCGTTGCTAACTGCACTCTCCGATGAAAATGCCGAGATCCGATTGCAAGCCGCTGTCGCCTTGGGAAAACTCAAGGATACCAAAGCGATTCCGAGACTGAGTGAGATCGTTGAGGATCCATTAGAACCGGATACTGTCCGTAACGCTGCTGTGGCAGCACTCGGCAATATTGGGAACATGGCAGCGGAAGCCGTCCTGATGCGTGCTTTGGATGTCCGGATCGGAGATATATCAAAGAATGCTGTTGTTGCTTTGGGGCAGCTCAAAAGTGAAGCAGCGGTTCCGGCGTTAATCGCTATTTTGGAAGACAAACGGGTCGTGTTGGATGCGAGTACCGATGCGTTGGCGAAGGCTTCTGCTCGGACAAAAGCCGCAACGGCACTTGGTGAAATTGGAGGCACCCGTGCCGCTGAAGCGGTTGGGAGACGGCTCGTTGATGATGCGGAATATATCGTCGCATTGGAGGATGCCGCAAATAGGAAAGCCATCGGCGCAGACGACCTGAAACGGAATTGGAGTTGGGAAGTCTTCGTCAACGCCGCTAAAAAACTGGATTTACCAGCGTTTGTCGCACCGAAAATGGCAGCCCGCGCTGAGGATGCGTGGGAAAATCACCAAGTCAGAAATGCGGCAATGGTTGTGCTCGGTCGGTGTAATACAGCGGATGTTGCCTTAGACCTTTCACAACTCAGACAGCGGTTAGTTGATCCAAATGTTGACATCCGGAAAGCCACTGCACTTGGCATTGGGCAAGCCGGAATCAGTGGACTCATACCGGAACTCGTGCAGATAATGAAAGGCGGAAGCGAACCCGAAAAAGATGTCCGCCGAGCAGCAACGCAGGGACTTGGTGAGTTGGCTGATGAAACAACAACCGACGCACTTATTGAAGTGATGAACAACGATGAAAACCACGTCGAAATTCGACGCGATGCATCGCGGGCATTGGGTAAAATCGCGACGGACACGGCGGTGACAGCGTTGGTGGAAAAACTAACAGCACTCCATGAAGCTCAGATTACAAGAGGCTTCCGTCTTGATGCTATCAAGGCGCTCGGAGATGCTAAGAACTCGAAGGCAGTAACGCTGCTTGAATTGATTCTCCAAGATCAGGACGCTGAAATTCACTTCCAAGCGGCAGCAGCACTCTTTGAAATTACAGGTAAAGGCTACGGTTACAACCGATTGTAAGGATTTTTAATAGAGCGATTTTCGCTCTGCCTTCCGCACCATAAACCCGTAGCCCGTAACATAGTGGAGAACGGATTTAAGGAAAACACTTCAGACTCCTAACCTACGCCGTTTCTCCGCAAGGTATAATTAAAAGAGGAGATTTTTATGGCTTTTTTTGAACTACGACAGTATAGAACGAAACCCGGTCAACGTGAGAATTGGGTGAAATACATGGAAGAGACCGTCCTTCCGTTCCAAATTTCTAAAGGGATGGTTGTGATTGGCAGTTTCATCGGTGAAGAAGAGGACGATCTCTACGTCTGGATTCGGCGGTTTGAGAGCGAAGCGCAGCGAGAACAGCTCTATGCAGCGGTTTATGAAGACGACCGATGGCTAAATGAAATCTCTGCCCGCGTCGGCGAACTGATTGACAGAGAACAGATCCTTGTGACACGATTGGAACCCACTTCACGCTCGGCACACCAATAAGGAAAATAGGGCTTACGTAATTTATTATAAAGCGAGCGTAAGCCCAACCAACGGGCGGGCTGGTTTGACGGAAAGGCATATGAAGCCCCAATCCATCTAACCGAACCGCAAGGAAAATTTAAAAATGAGCCCCGAAGATAAATATCTGTTCGACCTTTGGGGGTATGTGAACATCGAAAACGTTTTAGGGACAGACGAGCTCGCAGAACTCAATGCCCTTATCGATGCACAAGATTACCCAGATCCGATGGATGAGGATGTCTATTCACAGAGGTTCGGAGGATTCTTGAACTGGGAGAACGCCGCGTTCCGCAAACTCCTGAATCATCCGCGTATTATGCCGTTCTTAGCAGAGATCGTGGGTCCAAAATTCCGATTGGATCATGTCTACGGCATCTTAATGATAGAGGGGAATCCGGGTGGAATGCTTCACGGGGGTGGAACACCATACGACCCAGCGCAGTATTACGTCTTCCGAAACGATCGGATGTATAACGGATTAACCGTTGTGTCATGGGCTTTAACGGATATGCTGCCCGGACATGGGGGTTTCTGTTGTATCCCCGGTAGCCATAAGAGCAACTATCCGTGTCCCTCACAGTTCCGACCCGTGAAGGACAACCAGACCTGTATGGCACCTGTGCATCAGAAGGCAGGGG containing:
- a CDS encoding HEAT repeat domain-containing protein, translated to MKQHLLCNILKICIHFSLIVTTALVIGCGEKENRDIIEARAAIVRGDYAAAQAAVQKTDAANQEARHLKAFLQNRTRTETEGWHQAIAQSNAYLETLAADILAISLMEDPDSDDLDRQERLVRSQNAISGLFAVSLVEAGGKRPELLSELVSHSDAAVVIGVLAAEKCYQPHALAAVSELMTKLGNGEAVVERLQQAMHHKDTAIQKEAVRYLGAMRNPELIPIFEGALAETKNDPEVAYRAIVALEQSIGVVEVGSPNPYAAIVPGLQLALRHNSAQVRMHAAKLLGRLQTETAVPDLVRLLADPNSYVKDTAIDALNRIGEPAVAPLLEVLDTGARNLIPDEDLGFATEYRYIASAYIDSLWMKKYRSGTLSAAIQALGLLKMGDGVKPLIDELKNEDLQDEALAALIEMRGVAVLPMIDALKNGTDEIRVKVADALGQIGDRRAIVPLTEALDSDPYKEVKALAAVGLGNMRARGENNGVVVALTNALSYDDTTATNAAEALGKIDVSTEDTVQKLILIAMEKNMRETLRIAALTALWRLKPQEATQPMLLLMFSDETSPVLRANAVKVLSRIQAPETIPVLLWVLSTQFDEISDFQRHMKREYKTLDTLRTQVDTFQIQWTPDYPRANYRTWGELKPIPSLVRSEVARALGIIKGDTVVEPLANALRDDGRATVRQSAAWALGEVKGDDAIPPLVTALRKDKQGAVRQEAAIALGKIKGLKVVDPLVDVLKNDKYETTRFQAAKALLEIQAGDKGLVDIIKKGLGSFDDGYEVQSVQDQVIASLIKDNNIPTAEFALDALKSAEDEWTRWALVHVIGASAKKVAVDAMLVELKNPSYVVRRRAAESLGGFKERRVVEPLIPVLENRDEMKSVRAAAAVSLGALKDERASTALLTALSDENAEIRLQAAVALGKLKDTKAIPRLSEIVEDPLEPDTVRNAAVAALGNIGNMAAEAVLMRALDVRIGDISKNAVVALGQLKSEAAVPALIAILEDKRVVLDASTDALAKASARTKAATALGEIGGTRAAEAVGRRLVDDAEYIVALEDAANRKAIGADDLKRNWSWEVFVNAAKKLDLPAFVAPKMAARAEDAWENHQVRNAAMVVLGRCNTADVALDLSQLRQRLVDPNVDIRKATALGIGQAGISGLIPELVQIMKGGSEPEKDVRRAATQGLGELADETTTDALIEVMNNDENHVEIRRDASRALGKIATDTAVTALVEKLTALHEAQITRGFRLDAIKALGDAKNSKAVTLLELILQDQDAEIHFQAAAALFEITGKGYGYNRL
- a CDS encoding NIPSNAP family containing protein, with protein sequence MAFFELRQYRTKPGQRENWVKYMEETVLPFQISKGMVVIGSFIGEEEDDLYVWIRRFESEAQREQLYAAVYEDDRWLNEISARVGELIDREQILVTRLEPTSRSAHQ
- a CDS encoding phytanoyl-CoA dioxygenase family protein, which translates into the protein MSPEDKYLFDLWGYVNIENVLGTDELAELNALIDAQDYPDPMDEDVYSQRFGGFLNWENAAFRKLLNHPRIMPFLAEIVGPKFRLDHVYGILMIEGNPGGMLHGGGTPYDPAQYYVFRNDRMYNGLTVVSWALTDMLPGHGGFCCIPGSHKSNYPCPSQFRPVKDNQTCMAPVHQKAGDVVIFTEALTHGTLPWTASHERRSILFKYSPGHASWGQGRYDDELRNLMSDDDQRLMLEPPYVANRKPVV